A part of Vespertiliibacter pulmonis genomic DNA contains:
- the hscA gene encoding Fe-S protein assembly chaperone HscA: MALLQIAEPGQTAAPHQHKLAVGIDLGTTNSLVATVRSGQAQVLCDEQNRALVPSVVHYTKTQKNVGVEAFAQAKQDPHNTVVSVKRLIGRSLDDVKQRYPNLPYQFIASENNLPLIQTIQGNKSPVEISADILSHLNELAEKSLGGELSGVVITVPAYFDDAQRQSTKDAARLAGLTVLRLLNEPTAAAIAYGLDSQQEGIIAVYDLGGGTFDISILRLSRGVFEVLATGGDTALGGDDFDHLIADWIIQQSGAKIENASQQRELLTLASQIKINLSQAVSLPINFAGWSGEINRVQFNELIQPLVKRSLMTCRRTLKDAGVELNDVQEVVMVGGSTRVPLVREQVGEFFGRTPLTSIDPDRVVALGAAIQADILAGNKPDSEMLLLDVVPLSLGIETMGGLVEKIIPRNTTIPVAKAQEFTTFKDGQTAMTVHVVQGERELVDDCRSLGRFTLRGIPPMVAGAAHIRVTYQVDADGLLSVTAMEKSTKVQASIQIKPSYGLTDEEVTEMIRSSMNNAQQDIKARQLAEARVDADRVIDSVIIALQEHGEELLSDSEFKQIEAELARLIELKKTTDYQAILQGIKNVDVATQNFAAKRMNLSIQKALAGKAVDEIIN, translated from the coding sequence ATGGCATTACTTCAAATTGCAGAGCCGGGACAAACAGCCGCACCACATCAACATAAATTAGCAGTGGGAATTGATTTAGGGACAACAAATTCGTTAGTGGCAACAGTGCGTAGTGGTCAAGCACAAGTATTGTGTGATGAACAAAATCGAGCGTTAGTACCGTCAGTAGTGCATTACACAAAAACACAAAAAAATGTAGGTGTTGAAGCTTTTGCACAGGCAAAGCAAGATCCACATAATACGGTTGTTTCAGTCAAACGTTTGATCGGACGTAGCTTAGATGATGTTAAACAACGTTACCCAAATTTACCGTATCAATTTATTGCGAGTGAAAATAATTTACCCCTAATTCAAACGATACAAGGGAATAAAAGCCCTGTTGAAATTTCGGCAGATATATTGAGCCATTTGAATGAATTAGCTGAAAAAAGCTTAGGTGGCGAACTTTCAGGTGTGGTGATTACTGTGCCTGCTTATTTTGATGATGCTCAACGTCAAAGCACTAAAGATGCAGCTCGTCTTGCGGGGCTTACTGTTCTACGTTTATTAAATGAGCCAACGGCAGCGGCGATTGCTTACGGGTTAGATAGTCAGCAAGAAGGTATTATTGCGGTTTATGACTTAGGTGGCGGAACGTTTGATATTTCTATTTTACGTTTAAGCCGAGGTGTATTTGAAGTTTTAGCAACAGGTGGTGATACAGCGTTAGGTGGTGATGATTTCGACCATTTAATCGCAGATTGGATTATTCAGCAATCGGGCGCAAAAATTGAAAATGCCAGCCAACAGCGTGAGTTGCTTACCCTTGCAAGCCAGATAAAAATTAATCTTTCGCAAGCGGTTAGTTTACCAATTAATTTTGCGGGTTGGTCTGGCGAAATTAACCGAGTGCAATTTAATGAGCTAATCCAACCGCTTGTAAAACGTTCATTGATGACTTGTCGCCGTACATTAAAAGATGCTGGCGTTGAGCTTAATGATGTGCAAGAAGTTGTGATGGTGGGTGGTTCAACTCGTGTACCTTTAGTGCGTGAACAAGTGGGTGAGTTTTTTGGTAGAACACCATTAACATCTATTGATCCTGATCGAGTTGTTGCACTTGGAGCGGCTATTCAAGCTGATATTTTAGCTGGGAATAAACCTGATTCAGAAATGTTATTGCTCGATGTTGTGCCATTATCTTTAGGAATTGAAACAATGGGAGGCTTAGTTGAGAAAATTATTCCTCGAAATACTACAATTCCAGTGGCCAAAGCCCAAGAATTTACTACCTTCAAAGATGGGCAAACTGCAATGACAGTACATGTTGTGCAGGGCGAGCGTGAATTAGTTGATGATTGTCGTTCACTTGGGCGTTTTACCTTACGGGGTATTCCACCAATGGTTGCAGGAGCAGCACATATTCGTGTTACTTATCAAGTTGATGCAGACGGTTTATTAAGTGTTACCGCAATGGAAAAATCAACTAAAGTTCAAGCCTCGATTCAAATTAAACCGTCTTATGGATTAACTGATGAAGAAGTTACTGAAATGATTCGTTCATCAATGAATAATGCTCAACAAGATATAAAAGCTCGTCAATTAGCAGAAGCTCGAGTTGATGCTGATAGAGTGATTGATAGTGTAATTATTGCATTGCAAGAGCATGGTGAAGAATTATTGTCTGACAGTGAGTTTAAACAGATTGAAGCAGAGCTTGCAAGACTAATTGAATTGAAAAAAACAACAGACTATCAAGCTATCTTGCAGGGAATTAAAAATGTAGATGTTGCAACCCAGAATTTTGCAGCAAAACGAATGAATTTGTCTATTCAAAAAGCATTAGCGGGTAAAGCCGTTGATGAAATTATTAACTAA
- a CDS encoding DUF2625 family protein: MKTLDELVEKNSPAWNVIKTWFKTAKNQYEILSPDVENAGKELVGMQLSTATPLGTMIFYTGGVLIDYGWLRILGSGNEQLPRGFFDWNFGKTFEESGERPFHLLIADDVIGGYFAINGGGLGDQVGLVYYYHPKKLKWESIGLNYSQFLGWALNTDLESFYQNLRWNGWQNDIKQIKGHQVIQLETKAIQPIERHYQNIFAPENLGYSVN; encoded by the coding sequence ATGAAAACATTAGATGAATTAGTTGAGAAAAATAGTCCCGCTTGGAATGTAATTAAAACGTGGTTTAAAACGGCTAAAAACCAGTATGAAATTTTATCACCTGATGTTGAGAATGCGGGTAAAGAATTAGTTGGAATGCAACTTTCTACCGCAACACCATTAGGAACAATGATCTTTTATACGGGAGGAGTGTTAATAGACTATGGTTGGTTACGCATTTTAGGATCAGGTAATGAACAGCTTCCACGAGGTTTTTTTGATTGGAATTTTGGTAAAACCTTCGAAGAATCAGGAGAACGTCCATTTCATTTATTGATTGCAGATGATGTTATTGGGGGTTATTTTGCTATCAATGGGGGTGGTTTAGGTGATCAGGTTGGTCTAGTTTATTATTATCATCCTAAAAAATTAAAATGGGAAAGTATTGGGTTAAATTACTCTCAATTTCTTGGTTGGGCGTTAAATACAGATTTAGAAAGCTTTTATCAAAATTTACGTTGGAATGGTTGGCAAAATGATATTAAACAGATAAAAGGCCATCAGGTTATTCAACTAGAAACAAAAGCAATTCAGCCGATAGAACGGCATTATCAAAATATATTTGCACCAGAGAACTTAGGCTATTCAGTAAATTAA
- the hscB gene encoding Fe-S protein assembly co-chaperone HscB, which translates to MSNPFALFDLPVQFKLDINLLSERYLALQKSLHPDNFSAHSAQEQRLAVQKSAEINDALHILKDPLLRTEAIIQYHTNEQQDIEKKSTRDMAFLMQQLEWREALENIENTKNETKLTAFIQEIEQQQKIILQQLEQALEQQQWEEALVINDQFRFIKKLFVEIERVEEKLFAF; encoded by the coding sequence ATGTCAAATCCATTTGCCCTGTTTGATTTACCCGTTCAATTTAAACTTGATATCAATTTATTGTCTGAACGTTATTTAGCCTTACAAAAATCTCTTCATCCTGATAATTTTTCAGCGCATTCAGCTCAAGAGCAACGTTTAGCGGTTCAGAAATCAGCAGAAATAAATGATGCGTTACATATTTTGAAAGATCCTTTACTAAGGACTGAAGCGATTATTCAATATCATACAAATGAACAACAAGATATTGAGAAAAAAAGTACTCGAGATATGGCTTTTCTAATGCAACAACTCGAATGGCGTGAAGCGTTAGAAAATATTGAAAATACAAAAAATGAAACTAAACTTACCGCTTTTATTCAAGAAATAGAACAACAGCAAAAAATAATTTTACAGCAACTCGAACAAGCGTTAGAACAACAACAATGGGAGGAAGCTCTTGTTATTAACGATCAGTTTCGTTTTATTAAGAAATTATTCGTAGAAATTGAGCGAGTAGAAGAAAAATTATTTGCTTTTTAA
- the iscA gene encoding iron-sulfur cluster assembly protein IscA: MSITLTETAADRVRTFLDNRGKGIGLRLGVKTSGCSGLAYVLEFVDILNEDDRVFEQHGVKIIVDEKSLVYLAGTELDYVKEGLNEGFKYTNPNVKNECGCGESFNV, encoded by the coding sequence ATGAGTATAACCCTAACAGAAACCGCAGCAGATAGAGTGCGTACTTTTTTAGATAATCGTGGTAAAGGAATTGGTTTGCGTTTAGGTGTTAAAACATCAGGCTGTTCTGGGTTAGCTTACGTACTTGAATTTGTTGATATTCTAAATGAAGATGATCGAGTGTTTGAGCAACATGGTGTTAAAATTATTGTAGATGAAAAAAGTTTAGTTTATTTAGCTGGTACGGAATTAGACTATGTAAAAGAAGGGTTAAATGAAGGTTTTAAATATACCAACCCAAATGTAAAAAATGAATGTGGTTGTGGCGAAAGCTTCAATGTTTAG
- the iscU gene encoding Fe-S cluster assembly scaffold IscU codes for MAYSDKVIDHYENPRNVGTFDKEAGDIGTGMVGAPACGDILRLQIKVNDAGIIEDARFKAYGCGSAIASSSLITEWVKGKSLDEAAQIKNSDIAEELELPPVKVHCSILAEDAIKAAIADYKEKNAK; via the coding sequence ATGGCATATAGCGATAAAGTAATTGATCACTACGAAAATCCACGTAATGTGGGAACTTTTGATAAAGAAGCAGGTGATATTGGTACGGGAATGGTTGGTGCACCTGCATGTGGTGATATCTTACGTTTACAAATTAAAGTAAACGATGCAGGTATTATTGAAGATGCACGTTTTAAAGCATACGGTTGTGGTTCTGCGATCGCATCAAGTTCTTTAATTACTGAATGGGTAAAAGGTAAATCTCTTGATGAAGCAGCACAAATTAAAAATAGTGATATTGCTGAAGAACTTGAACTTCCGCCAGTAAAAGTTCACTGTTCAATTCTTGCAGAAGATGCAATTAAAGCAGCAATCGCAGATTACAAAGAGAAAAACGCTAAATAA
- a CDS encoding IscS subfamily cysteine desulfurase, giving the protein MKLPIYLDYAATCPVDERVAKKMMDYMTKDGIFGNPASRSHKFGWEAEEAVDIARNQIAELIGADAREIVFTSGATESDNLAIKGAAHFYQTKGKHIITVKTEHKAVLDTCRQLEREGFEITYLEPEDNGLIDLAKFEAAIRPDTILVSVMHVNNEIGVIQPIAEIGKICRSKKIIFHVDATQSVGKVPVNVHELNVDLMSFSSHKLYGPKGIGGLYVCRKPRVRLEAIIHGGGHERGMRSGTLPVHQIVGMGEAYRIAKEEMASEMARIKTLRDRLYNGFKDMEEVYVNGTMEEGKRVDNNLNISFNFVEGESMMMSLRDIAVSSGSACTSASLEPSYVLRSIGRNDELAHSSIRFSLGRWTTEEEIDHTIEIVKKAVEKLRELSPLWEMFKDGVDLDAIEWNHH; this is encoded by the coding sequence ATGAAATTACCAATTTATTTGGATTATGCAGCAACTTGCCCAGTTGATGAGCGTGTTGCAAAAAAAATGATGGATTATATGACTAAGGACGGTATCTTTGGTAATCCAGCTTCTCGTTCACATAAATTTGGTTGGGAAGCAGAAGAAGCAGTTGATATTGCTCGTAACCAAATTGCAGAATTAATCGGTGCAGACGCTCGTGAAATCGTATTTACGTCAGGTGCAACAGAGTCTGATAACCTTGCAATTAAAGGGGCTGCACATTTTTATCAAACTAAAGGTAAACATATTATTACCGTTAAGACTGAGCATAAAGCTGTTTTAGATACTTGCCGTCAATTAGAGCGTGAAGGGTTTGAAATTACTTATTTAGAACCAGAAGATAATGGCTTAATTGATTTAGCAAAATTTGAAGCTGCTATCCGTCCAGATACGATTTTAGTATCAGTTATGCACGTTAATAACGAAATTGGTGTTATCCAACCTATTGCGGAAATTGGTAAAATCTGCCGTAGCAAAAAAATTATTTTCCACGTTGATGCAACTCAATCAGTCGGTAAAGTGCCTGTAAATGTTCACGAATTAAATGTGGATTTAATGTCTTTCTCAAGCCATAAATTATACGGACCAAAAGGTATTGGTGGTTTATATGTATGTCGTAAACCACGTGTACGTTTAGAAGCGATTATTCACGGTGGTGGTCATGAGCGTGGTATGCGTTCAGGTACATTACCTGTTCATCAAATTGTGGGTATGGGTGAAGCCTATCGTATTGCTAAAGAAGAGATGGCAAGTGAAATGGCTCGTATTAAAACGTTGCGTGATCGTTTGTATAATGGCTTCAAAGATATGGAAGAAGTATATGTAAATGGTACGATGGAAGAAGGTAAACGTGTAGATAACAATTTAAACATTAGTTTTAACTTTGTTGAAGGTGAGTCTATGATGATGTCATTACGTGATATTGCGGTATCATCAGGTTCTGCTTGTACTTCTGCAAGTTTAGAGCCATCTTATGTACTACGTTCAATTGGTCGTAATGATGAATTAGCTCATAGCTCAATTCGTTTTTCATTAGGTCGTTGGACGACCGAAGAAGAAATTGATCATACGATTGAAATTGTGAAAAAAGCGGTTGAAAAATTACGTGAACTTTCACCACTTTGGGAAATGTTCAAAGATGGCGTTGATTTAGATGCAATCGAGTGGAATCATCATTAA
- a CDS encoding Rrf2 family transcriptional regulator: MKLTSRGRYAVTAILDIALHGKSLPVSLMDISERQAISLSYLEQLFAQLRREGIVQSVRGPGGGYQLGKAVDEITVGMIVSAVNESVDLSKCKGSGNCTNNSQCLTHSLWERLETQIEGFLHNITLADLVEEHRDHDCDKSHCHDHQH, translated from the coding sequence ATGAAATTAACGTCAAGAGGACGCTATGCAGTTACAGCAATTCTAGACATTGCCTTACACGGTAAATCTTTACCTGTTAGTTTAATGGATATTTCTGAGCGTCAAGCAATTTCTCTCTCTTATTTAGAGCAACTTTTTGCACAATTACGTAGAGAAGGTATTGTTCAAAGTGTCAGAGGTCCCGGCGGTGGTTATCAATTAGGCAAAGCCGTAGATGAAATTACCGTGGGAATGATTGTTTCTGCTGTAAATGAAAGTGTGGATCTTTCTAAGTGCAAGGGAAGTGGGAATTGCACAAATAATAGTCAGTGTTTGACTCATTCGTTATGGGAACGATTAGAAACACAAATAGAAGGTTTTTTACATAACATCACGTTAGCAGATTTAGTTGAAGAGCATCGTGATCATGATTGTGATAAATCCCATTGTCACGATCACCAACACTAA
- a CDS encoding outer membrane protein transport protein translates to MTKFTKTLIASIVTFSSAGSFAAAFQLAENSTSGLGMAFAGAAATADDATVVATNPALMTKFKQVEISAGGILVDTDIDIDGKLKNGIDASQKNIVPNIIIPNAYIVAPVNDRFVIGGGVNVNYGLKSEFSPNYSAGFFGGRTELSAVNLNLSGAYNLGYGFSIGAGIDAVHAKATLERRLGLIGKGAALQAQQKALQAKAAAQEAGLAAQKLAANGQLTQAKAAGEKAQQLAQLATQAGNLARTYASLEESEMLHKLKGDKWAFGWNAGLLYEINENHRLGFAYHSQIKLNFNGKYSNTLPITIPGVVDTITGGASIPGQLSLILPAYWEISGYHKLTDKFAVNYSYKRTDWSKFKSLNAYGSDNNPLFAKHENFNDASRIAIGASYDVNEKLTLRSGISFDESASTVSPSISIPDTDRTWYSVGATVRFTQNFSADLGYSHLRGSKNTFNEDGLAEFKVKSKANLYGLNLNYKF, encoded by the coding sequence ATGACAAAATTTACTAAAACGCTAATTGCATCTATAGTTACCTTCTCATCTGCTGGTAGTTTTGCCGCTGCCTTCCAGCTTGCTGAAAATTCAACATCTGGTTTAGGTATGGCATTTGCAGGCGCTGCTGCCACTGCTGATGATGCAACCGTTGTCGCAACAAATCCAGCCTTAATGACAAAATTTAAACAAGTTGAAATCTCAGCAGGCGGTATTTTAGTTGATACTGATATTGATATTGATGGTAAATTAAAAAATGGTATTGATGCTTCACAAAAAAATATCGTGCCAAATATCATTATCCCTAATGCATACATTGTTGCGCCTGTAAATGATCGCTTTGTCATCGGTGGAGGCGTTAATGTAAATTATGGATTAAAATCTGAATTCTCCCCAAATTATAGTGCGGGCTTTTTTGGTGGAAGAACTGAGCTTTCTGCTGTCAATCTTAATTTAAGTGGGGCTTATAATTTAGGATACGGTTTCAGCATTGGTGCTGGAATAGATGCCGTTCACGCTAAAGCTACATTAGAGCGTCGCTTAGGTTTAATTGGTAAAGGTGCAGCTCTTCAAGCCCAACAAAAAGCATTACAAGCCAAAGCTGCTGCACAAGAAGCTGGTTTAGCTGCTCAAAAATTAGCGGCTAACGGTCAATTAACTCAAGCTAAAGCAGCGGGTGAAAAAGCCCAACAATTAGCTCAATTAGCGACACAAGCGGGTAATTTAGCTCGTACTTATGCCTCATTAGAAGAAAGTGAAATGCTTCATAAACTCAAAGGTGATAAATGGGCATTTGGCTGGAATGCAGGCTTACTCTATGAAATCAATGAAAATCACCGTTTAGGCTTTGCTTACCATTCACAAATCAAACTGAATTTCAATGGTAAATATTCAAACACTTTACCAATCACAATCCCTGGTGTTGTTGATACCATTACAGGTGGTGCATCTATTCCAGGTCAATTATCCCTAATTCTTCCTGCTTACTGGGAAATTTCTGGTTATCATAAACTGACTGATAAATTTGCCGTAAATTATAGTTATAAACGTACCGATTGGAGTAAATTCAAAAGTTTAAATGCTTATGGCTCAGATAATAACCCACTCTTTGCTAAACACGAAAACTTTAATGATGCTTCACGCATTGCTATTGGTGCTTCATACGATGTTAATGAAAAGCTAACATTGCGTTCAGGTATCTCTTTTGATGAAAGTGCAAGTACTGTCAGCCCATCTATTTCTATCCCAGATACAGATCGTACCTGGTATTCTGTGGGAGCAACTGTACGTTTTACCCAAAATTTCTCTGCTGATTTAGGTTATTCACATCTTCGAGGTAGCAAAAATACGTTTAACGAAGACGGATTAGCCGAATTTAAAGTCAAATCAAAAGCAAACCTTTATGGTTTAAATTTAAATTATAAATTCTAA
- a CDS encoding methylated-DNA--[protein]-cysteine S-methyltransferase: MSNIYYHFYSSPIGKLLCIADLTGLIGIEFEPEQATTDLKDWQKAEITSGQIWQIFCKTADVLDRYFAGEQIDFKTLDFLTPKGTAFQHSVWAILRQIPYGATTSYGEIASQLGKPNAMRAVGNAVGRNPISILIPCHRVLGKNQTLTGFGGGLPAKRFLLQLEKIHYKNQGIEFVNPKYKKW, encoded by the coding sequence ATGTCAAATATTTACTATCATTTTTATTCATCGCCTATCGGAAAACTACTATGTATCGCCGATCTAACAGGGCTAATAGGCATTGAATTTGAACCAGAACAAGCCACAACTGATTTAAAAGATTGGCAAAAAGCCGAAATAACAAGCGGTCAGATTTGGCAAATTTTTTGCAAAACAGCCGATGTATTAGACCGCTATTTTGCGGGTGAACAAATTGATTTTAAAACATTAGATTTCCTTACGCCAAAAGGAACTGCTTTTCAACATTCAGTCTGGGCAATTCTCCGCCAAATTCCCTACGGTGCAACAACTAGCTATGGTGAAATCGCTAGCCAACTCGGTAAACCTAATGCAATGCGAGCTGTTGGTAATGCGGTAGGTCGTAACCCTATTTCAATTTTAATTCCCTGTCATCGAGTACTGGGAAAAAATCAAACATTAACTGGCTTTGGAGGCGGTTTACCCGCTAAACGTTTTTTACTCCAACTTGAAAAAATCCATTACAAAAACCAAGGCATTGAATTTGTGAACCCTAAATATAAAAAATGGTAA
- a CDS encoding NCS2 family permease translates to MALSAFFQIKQRNSTIKQEIIAGLTTFLAMVYSVIVVPNMLSTAGFPSDSVFIATCLVAGLGSILIGLWANVPMAIGCAISLTAFTAFSLVLGQGISIPIALGAIFLMGIVFTLVSITGIRSWILRNLPASIAHGAGIGIGLFLLLIATNGIGLVVGNSSGIPIKMGEFISFPTIMSLLGLAAIIGLERLKIKGSILWVIITITLLGLTFDPQVTFNGSLFKLPTFGEHSQFLNLDIMGALNTSILPVVFALVMTAIFDATGTIRAVAGQANLLDQHGQIINGGRALTSDSLSSLLSGLFGTAPAAVYIESAAGTAVGGKTGLTAVVVGALFLLMLFFQPLAFLVPNYATAPALMYVGLLMLSNVSKLDFNDFVGAMAGLVCAVFIVLTANIVTGIMLGFAVLVIGRILAGEFRKLNIGTVIIAIVLVAFYALGYAI, encoded by the coding sequence ATGGCTCTATCCGCTTTCTTTCAAATCAAACAGCGTAACTCAACAATTAAACAAGAAATCATTGCTGGTTTAACCACTTTTCTTGCAATGGTCTATTCCGTGATTGTTGTCCCTAATATGCTCAGCACCGCAGGTTTTCCCTCTGATTCTGTTTTTATCGCTACCTGTTTAGTTGCAGGGCTTGGCTCTATACTCATTGGTCTTTGGGCAAACGTTCCAATGGCAATCGGTTGTGCTATTTCTTTAACAGCGTTTACCGCATTTAGCCTAGTATTGGGACAAGGAATTAGTATTCCTATTGCACTCGGAGCAATCTTCTTAATGGGTATTGTTTTTACTCTTGTTTCTATCACAGGAATTCGTAGCTGGATTTTACGCAACTTACCAGCCAGCATTGCTCACGGAGCGGGTATTGGAATCGGTTTATTTTTACTGCTTATTGCAACAAATGGAATTGGATTAGTTGTGGGGAATTCATCTGGAATACCAATAAAAATGGGGGAATTTATCTCTTTTCCCACCATAATGTCGCTACTTGGTTTAGCCGCTATTATCGGGTTAGAACGGCTAAAAATAAAAGGCTCTATTTTATGGGTTATTATTACAATCACCTTATTAGGCTTAACTTTTGATCCCCAAGTAACCTTTAATGGCTCTTTATTTAAGTTACCAACTTTTGGTGAGCATTCCCAATTCTTAAATTTAGATATTATGGGAGCATTAAATACGTCCATATTACCCGTTGTCTTTGCTTTAGTAATGACTGCAATTTTTGATGCCACAGGGACAATTCGTGCCGTTGCTGGACAAGCAAATTTACTCGATCAACACGGGCAAATTATCAATGGCGGACGGGCTTTAACTTCTGATTCTTTAAGTAGCTTACTTTCAGGATTATTCGGCACTGCACCTGCAGCAGTTTATATAGAATCCGCAGCAGGTACAGCCGTTGGAGGTAAAACGGGCTTAACTGCTGTGGTAGTTGGAGCACTGTTTCTCCTTATGCTCTTTTTCCAACCACTTGCTTTCCTTGTACCGAATTATGCCACTGCACCAGCACTAATGTATGTTGGGTTATTGATGTTGAGCAATGTCTCTAAATTAGATTTTAATGATTTTGTTGGTGCAATGGCAGGGCTAGTTTGTGCAGTCTTTATTGTGCTTACTGCAAATATCGTAACAGGCATTATGTTAGGTTTTGCAGTGCTTGTTATTGGACGTATTCTTGCGGGTGAATTTAGAAAATTAAATATCGGTACAGTCATTATTGCCATCGTTCTTGTTGCATTCTATGCTTTAGGCTATGCGATTTAA
- a CDS encoding 3-phenylpropionate MFS transporter, with amino-acid sequence MMKLTPFQWSSFNFFGFYCAFGVLLPFLPVWLKYHGYDTEQIGLLIALGYLFRFVGAMFFSRRVNNPNQLIPLNRFLTWATVGAVLLMMWAVPSIWLFLPVIALFHIFNGGSMPIADTIAATWHQQIGLDYGRTRLFGSIAFVVGSISTGYLVGWLGQNAIIGILMGWLVFLGTGILFSPTQKFKYVEKPLNNNRDEMGYWQLLRVLTTLRMLVAISLIQASHAVYYAYSTLYWTSNGISTENTSLLWAVAVAGEITFFFFANKLCKAWRTHYLIMLSALGAVIRWSLLASTNSFIILVLAQLLHAISYGMGHYAMIRYIATQPVAYTAKLQALYFSIASCVVMALFTFMAGQLYQFSPVWSFGLMAILAFPALFIVPKRFESRIE; translated from the coding sequence ATGATGAAATTAACCCCTTTTCAATGGTCATCATTTAATTTTTTCGGCTTTTATTGTGCTTTTGGGGTGTTGTTGCCATTCCTGCCTGTTTGGTTGAAGTATCACGGATATGATACCGAACAAATTGGGCTATTGATTGCATTGGGCTATTTATTTCGTTTTGTAGGAGCAATGTTTTTTTCTCGCCGAGTAAATAACCCTAATCAACTCATTCCATTAAACCGTTTTTTAACGTGGGCAACAGTGGGGGCGGTTTTGTTGATGATGTGGGCTGTTCCTTCGATTTGGCTGTTTTTACCCGTGATTGCCCTTTTCCATATCTTTAATGGTGGATCAATGCCAATAGCGGATACCATTGCAGCAACTTGGCATCAACAAATTGGTTTGGATTATGGCAGAACACGGTTATTTGGTTCTATTGCCTTTGTTGTTGGTTCTATTTCAACGGGGTATTTAGTTGGTTGGCTCGGGCAAAATGCGATTATCGGTATTTTAATGGGATGGCTTGTTTTTCTTGGCACAGGTATTTTATTTAGCCCAACACAAAAATTTAAGTATGTCGAAAAGCCGTTGAATAATAATCGTGATGAAATGGGCTATTGGCAGTTATTGCGTGTGCTTACTACATTGAGAATGTTAGTTGCAATTTCTCTTATTCAAGCCTCTCACGCTGTTTATTATGCTTATAGCACACTTTATTGGACAAGTAATGGCATCTCAACAGAAAATACCAGTTTATTATGGGCTGTAGCAGTTGCGGGTGAAATTACCTTTTTCTTTTTTGCTAATAAATTGTGCAAGGCGTGGCGTACTCACTATTTAATTATGTTATCTGCGCTAGGTGCAGTTATTCGATGGTCTTTATTGGCATCAACTAACTCTTTTATAATTTTAGTTTTGGCTCAATTACTACATGCCATTTCTTATGGAATGGGGCATTATGCAATGATTCGTTATATTGCAACACAGCCCGTTGCTTATACAGCTAAATTACAAGCCCTTTATTTTAGCATAGCAAGTTGTGTGGTAATGGCATTGTTTACGTTTATGGCTGGACAATTGTACCAATTCTCACCAGTTTGGAGTTTTGGTCTTATGGCAATTTTAGCTTTCCCCGCACTATTTATTGTGCCAAAACGGTTTGAAAGTAGAATTGAATAA